One genomic region from Thermoleptolyngbya sichuanensis A183 encodes:
- the rpoD gene encoding RNA polymerase sigma factor RpoD, with protein sequence MTQANDVLETVDPTETDFEFVDEGDDGREDVFDIQPEDEAEEDDEKPAKGRSRRRTQVKKKHYTEDSIRLYLQEIGRIRLLRADEEIELARKIADLLELERVRERLVQDLAREPKHAEWASAVEMELPAFRHRLHVGRRAKDKMVQSNLRLVVSIAKKYMNRGLSFQDLIQEGSLGLIRAAEKFDHEKGYKFSTYATWWIRQAITRAIADQSRTIRLPVHLYETISRIKKTTKLLSQEMGRKPTEEEIATRMEMTIEKLRFIAKSAQLPISLETPIGKEEDSRLGDFIESDGETPEDQVSKSLLREDLEGVLSTLSPRERDVLRLRYGLDDGRMKTLEEIGQIFNVTRERIRQIEAKALRKLRHPNRNSVLKEYIR encoded by the coding sequence ATGACCCAGGCGAATGACGTACTCGAAACTGTTGACCCAACCGAGACTGATTTTGAATTCGTCGATGAGGGTGACGACGGGCGTGAGGATGTCTTTGATATCCAGCCGGAAGATGAAGCTGAGGAAGACGACGAGAAGCCAGCAAAGGGCCGCTCTCGCCGCCGAACTCAAGTCAAGAAGAAGCACTACACCGAAGACTCCATTCGTCTCTATCTTCAAGAAATTGGCCGCATTCGCCTGCTGCGGGCTGATGAGGAGATTGAGCTAGCTCGGAAGATTGCAGATTTGCTGGAGCTAGAGCGCGTTCGGGAGCGGCTAGTGCAGGACTTGGCCCGCGAACCCAAGCACGCCGAGTGGGCAAGTGCTGTTGAGATGGAGTTGCCTGCATTCCGTCATCGTCTTCACGTTGGACGGCGTGCTAAGGACAAGATGGTGCAGTCCAACCTGCGACTGGTGGTGTCCATCGCCAAGAAGTATATGAACCGGGGCCTGTCTTTCCAGGACTTGATTCAGGAAGGCAGTTTGGGTCTGATTCGGGCGGCTGAAAAGTTTGACCACGAAAAGGGCTATAAGTTCTCGACCTACGCCACCTGGTGGATTCGTCAGGCCATTACGCGGGCGATCGCCGACCAGTCTCGCACCATCCGCCTTCCGGTTCACCTCTACGAAACGATTTCTCGCATCAAGAAGACAACCAAGCTGCTGTCTCAGGAAATGGGCCGCAAGCCAACTGAAGAAGAAATCGCTACTCGTATGGAAATGACCATCGAGAAGCTGCGGTTCATTGCTAAGTCTGCTCAACTGCCGATTTCGCTGGAAACGCCGATTGGTAAAGAGGAAGATTCTCGCTTGGGTGACTTTATCGAATCGGACGGCGAAACGCCTGAAGATCAGGTTTCCAAGAGCCTGCTGCGGGAAGATTTGGAAGGTGTGCTAAGTACCCTCAGCCCGCGTGAGCGTGACGTGCTGCGTCTGCGCTACGGCTTGGATGACGGTCGCATGAAGACGCTGGAAGAGATCGGGCAGATCTTCAACGTAACCCGTGAGCGGATTCGTCAGATCGAGGCAAAGGCCCTCCGCAAGCTGCGTCACCCCAACCGCAACAGCGTGCTGAAGGAATATATTCGCTAG
- a CDS encoding DUF3110 domain-containing protein codes for MQVYVLLFNAGTENEGIHTLKIQEGDRNVVLMFESEDDATRYGLMLEAQDFLSPAVECFESEEIEEFCEGAHYECVLVPEGTLALPPETNVEELDWNPEDDGRSPHPKSPDSETSLSTLSDAELERIRRQLEGLL; via the coding sequence ATGCAAGTTTACGTTTTGCTATTCAACGCCGGAACGGAGAATGAGGGTATCCACACGCTCAAAATCCAGGAGGGCGATCGCAACGTGGTGCTGATGTTTGAGTCGGAAGACGACGCGACGCGCTACGGGCTGATGTTAGAAGCGCAGGATTTCCTCAGTCCAGCGGTGGAATGCTTTGAGTCGGAAGAAATCGAGGAATTCTGCGAAGGGGCGCATTACGAATGTGTGCTAGTTCCCGAAGGGACGCTGGCGCTGCCGCCAGAGACGAATGTGGAAGAACTAGACTGGAATCCGGAAGACGATGGGCGATCGCCCCATCCCAAGTCCCCCGATTCCGAAACATCGTTAAGCACCCTCTCCGATGCTGAGCTAGAGCGGATTCGACGGCAGCTTGAGGGCCTGCTGTAA
- the murQ gene encoding N-acetylmuramic acid 6-phosphate etherase → MTDSPPSQSIPSGDSIPSDDSQSDPYGNRGHLLTEQANPASHSLDQLSTGEIVDLFNQEDARAIAAVAGAREALAAAIDCAAARLRQGGRLFYVGAGTSGRLGVLDAAECPPTFCTPPELVQGIIAGGAGALIRSSEDLEDRAEDGAAAIAHHQIHAQDVVVGITAGGTTPYVHGALRAARQRGAATVFLACVPAEQVSAEVDIDIRLITGPEILAGSTRLKAGTATKLALNILSTGVMVKLGKVYGNRMVDVAVTNKKLHDRALRILTDLTGLSRPDAALLLENSGRRVKLALLMHWAGVDAETGDRLLMEHGGNLRMAVASVAE, encoded by the coding sequence ATGACCGATTCCCCACCCTCCCAAAGTATTCCATCTGGCGATAGTATTCCGTCTGACGATTCACAAAGCGATCCCTACGGAAATCGGGGCCACCTGCTGACCGAGCAGGCCAACCCCGCCAGCCACTCCCTCGATCAGCTCAGCACGGGCGAGATCGTAGACCTGTTTAACCAAGAAGATGCGCGGGCGATCGCCGCTGTAGCTGGGGCACGAGAAGCGCTAGCAGCAGCAATTGACTGTGCGGCGGCGCGGCTGCGACAGGGTGGGCGACTGTTTTATGTGGGCGCGGGCACGAGTGGACGACTGGGCGTGCTGGATGCGGCGGAGTGTCCGCCCACGTTTTGCACCCCACCGGAGCTAGTTCAGGGCATCATCGCAGGGGGAGCAGGGGCGCTGATTCGTAGTTCCGAAGACCTGGAAGATCGGGCGGAAGATGGCGCAGCGGCAATCGCCCATCACCAGATTCACGCCCAGGATGTGGTCGTGGGCATTACCGCAGGCGGCACCACGCCCTACGTCCACGGCGCACTCCGAGCAGCACGACAGCGGGGCGCGGCCACGGTATTTTTGGCCTGCGTCCCTGCGGAACAGGTCAGCGCAGAAGTGGATATTGACATTCGCCTGATCACCGGGCCCGAAATTCTGGCTGGCTCAACCCGGCTGAAGGCGGGCACGGCCACCAAACTGGCGCTGAATATCCTCTCGACGGGCGTAATGGTGAAGCTGGGCAAGGTCTACGGCAACCGCATGGTGGACGTGGCGGTGACCAACAAAAAGCTGCACGACCGGGCCCTGCGGATTCTTACTGATCTCACGGGGCTGAGCCGTCCCGACGCGGCGCTGCTGCTAGAAAACAGCGGTCGTCGCGTGAAGTTGGCGCTGCTGATGCACTGGGCAGGCGTAGATGCTGAAACGGGCGATCGCCTGCTGATGGAGCATGGCGGGAATTTACGGATGGCGGTGGCGAGTGTAGCGGAGTGA
- a CDS encoding site-2 protease family protein, whose product MPLTALILTAAIAILGWGFYRARPMGQVGILAWLQSLVLMLPWLLFFGLFTVGVYLNLAAVLLLIVASTGLYIFLGRRLRTLAAQQKRAQGEANAAAEARSPHLSSNPAESSRTDEDTQATTAEPQAPPSATDTAEPAKLPPEDLAAIREIFGIDTFFATETVPYLDGAIFKGNLRGEVAESHAKLSERLKARVGDRYRLFLLSGPDDRPTVVVLPATADPSPTTPLQFGLAGVLAIATVLTCLETAGLLQSFDLFADWSKFGQALPIALGLLLILGVHELGHRVVARRLGIRLGPPFFIPALQLGSFGSITRFASLLPNRKALFDIAVAGPLAGGLLSFTILILGLSLSHQGSVFQIPSEFFQGSILVGTLARVVLGTTLQQSLVDVHPLVIVGWIGLVITAINLMPAGQLDGGRIVQSIYGRKTAGRATVATLVLLGLVSLTNPLALYWAVLILFLQRELERPALEDLSEPDDARAALGLLVLFLMAATLLPLTPGLAGRLGIGG is encoded by the coding sequence ATGCCTCTCACTGCGCTTATTCTGACGGCGGCGATCGCCATCCTCGGCTGGGGCTTTTATCGCGCTCGTCCGATGGGACAGGTCGGCATTCTGGCCTGGCTGCAATCTCTGGTGCTGATGCTACCCTGGCTGCTGTTTTTTGGGCTATTTACTGTCGGCGTGTATCTCAATCTGGCGGCGGTGCTGCTGCTGATCGTAGCTTCTACAGGACTCTACATTTTCCTGGGACGACGGCTGCGAACCCTGGCAGCACAGCAAAAGCGGGCACAGGGCGAGGCAAATGCCGCCGCAGAAGCGCGATCGCCCCACCTCTCCTCGAACCCCGCAGAATCCTCCCGCACTGACGAGGATACCCAGGCCACAACCGCTGAACCCCAAGCGCCCCCTTCCGCAACGGACACTGCCGAACCCGCCAAACTCCCCCCAGAAGACCTGGCCGCCATCCGCGAGATTTTCGGCATCGACACGTTTTTTGCGACGGAAACCGTGCCCTATTTAGACGGCGCAATTTTTAAGGGAAACCTCCGGGGTGAGGTCGCAGAAAGCCATGCAAAGCTGTCGGAACGACTGAAGGCGCGAGTGGGCGATCGCTATCGGCTGTTTTTGCTGAGTGGGCCCGATGATCGCCCCACAGTGGTAGTTCTCCCGGCTACGGCCGATCCCAGCCCCACCACCCCGCTCCAGTTTGGGCTGGCGGGTGTGTTGGCGATCGCCACGGTTCTCACCTGTTTAGAAACCGCTGGACTGCTGCAAAGCTTTGACCTATTTGCAGACTGGTCAAAGTTTGGGCAAGCCCTCCCCATCGCGCTGGGGTTGCTGCTCATCCTTGGAGTTCACGAACTCGGTCATCGTGTTGTAGCCCGTCGTTTGGGAATCCGCCTCGGCCCGCCGTTCTTCATTCCCGCGCTCCAACTCGGCTCCTTTGGCAGCATCACCCGATTTGCGTCGCTGCTGCCCAATCGCAAAGCCCTGTTCGATATTGCTGTGGCTGGCCCGCTGGCAGGCGGTCTGCTCTCGTTTACAATCCTGATTCTTGGTCTATCATTATCCCATCAGGGTAGCGTCTTCCAAATTCCATCCGAGTTCTTCCAGGGTTCCATCCTGGTAGGCACGCTGGCACGAGTCGTTCTGGGCACAACCCTTCAGCAATCTCTGGTAGATGTACATCCGCTAGTGATTGTTGGATGGATCGGGCTGGTGATCACGGCAATTAACCTGATGCCTGCTGGGCAACTGGATGGCGGTCGCATTGTGCAGTCGATCTACGGGCGCAAAACGGCTGGACGCGCTACGGTAGCAACCTTAGTGTTGCTGGGCTTAGTGTCTCTCACAAACCCCCTGGCGCTGTATTGGGCCGTGCTGATTTTGTTTTTGCAGCGCGAGCTAGAGCGCCCCGCCCTCGAAGATCTATCGGAACCGGATGATGCGCGGGCGGCATTGGGTTTGCTGGTTTTGTTTTTAATGGCGGCAACATTGCTGCCCCTTACGCCAGGATTGGCAGGTCGTCTGGGCATTGGAGGCTAA
- a CDS encoding PIN domain-containing protein — MSLTPPVLLVLDISALASSTPKEWIEFSRIGSTYIPQAVYEEMKLLFDRSPDPDLEELCKSFNHFYPHSGWTITEAHAHHPSLAAAGQALTRRARITLASARCAYALALSSPGHLAVLVTNDQSSLQRIYQLPSTNLCAIRTSELLQWCRAGQRPVMVSQKMQQLRATSSVAAAVTTNSGSVRTSPTRVHPGTLSTPPRSPSMTARRYAQPPSRPSRSRVRADNSLPDWITQLLSLVLAFGGLALAAWIMWSVIHNTEWLAPLRQPLDPTQPTPQ; from the coding sequence ATGTCATTGACCCCCCCAGTTTTGCTGGTTCTCGATATCAGTGCGCTGGCCAGCAGCACTCCCAAGGAGTGGATTGAGTTTTCGCGCATCGGCTCTACATATATTCCTCAGGCCGTCTATGAGGAAATGAAGCTGCTGTTCGACCGCTCTCCTGATCCTGATCTGGAGGAACTTTGCAAATCTTTCAATCATTTTTATCCCCATAGCGGCTGGACGATTACTGAAGCCCACGCACACCATCCATCGCTAGCAGCGGCTGGGCAGGCATTGACTCGACGGGCCCGCATTACGCTGGCCTCTGCCCGCTGCGCCTATGCTTTGGCGCTGTCTTCGCCGGGGCATTTGGCGGTGCTGGTCACGAATGATCAGTCATCGCTTCAGCGGATCTATCAGTTGCCTTCGACCAATTTATGCGCGATCCGCACATCGGAGTTGCTGCAATGGTGTCGGGCAGGGCAACGCCCGGTAATGGTCAGCCAGAAGATGCAGCAGCTTCGGGCAACCAGTAGTGTCGCGGCCGCAGTGACCACCAACAGTGGTTCTGTGCGAACCAGCCCGACTCGAGTTCACCCTGGCACTTTGAGTACCCCGCCGCGATCGCCCTCCATGACCGCCCGCCGCTACGCCCAGCCGCCCTCCCGCCCCTCTCGCAGCAGAGTTCGAGCCGACAACAGCCTGCCCGACTGGATTACGCAATTGCTCTCACTAGTCCTCGCCTTTGGCGGGCTTGCTCTGGCCGCCTGGATTATGTGGAGCGTCATCCACAATACCGAATGGCTGGCTCCGCTGCGGCAGCCGCTCGACCCGACGCAGCCCACGCCTCAGTAA
- a CDS encoding RelA/SpoT family protein, producing the protein MNATTLTLPTDVELPDWLRECLISHACPVTGDCSDNPRSDASVVCDAFNFAYQLHEGQKRASGEPYIAHPIAVAGLLRDLGGSSAVIAAGFLHDVVEDTEVTVEELEERFGSEVSRLVEGVTKLSKFNFESKTERQAENFRRMFMAMAQDIRVIVVKLADRLHNMRTLEHLPDAKRRQIALETREIFAPLANRLGIGRFKWELEDLAFKYLEPEAYRDMQALVSEKRGDRESYLETTVEDVRQELTRSGIHCVELKGRPKHLYGIYQKMQRQQKEFHEIFDITAVRIIVNTIDECYRSLAVVHNLFRPIPGRFKDYIGLPKPNRYQSLHTVVIGHGGRPVEVQIRTVEMHHIAEYGIAAHWKYKETGKSTATRFSPDDEKLTWLRQLLDWQNDLKDAQEYLESVRTNLFDDDVYVFTPQGDVIPLAQRSTPVDFAYRIHTEVGNRCAGSKINGRMVPLDTVLRNGDIVEIITQKNAHPSLDWLNFVVTPGARNKIRQWYKRSNREENVQRGRDMLERELGKKGFEALLKSEQMQVTAVRCNYQTPEDLLAAVGYGEVTINHVLNRLRDATKALQPVAPVATTAQEEALLLNPPPQPPRPAPKTHDSPIQGVEGLLYHLAGCCTPIPGEPIIGVVTQGSRGISIHRQGCTNTDSVPGDRLIPVSWNAAETTSSRAQTYPVQIQLEVIDRVGVLKDILSRLSDYNINVRNAQVKTFPGQTAVINLGIDIRDHNQLERTFTQIRKMSDVVQLRRVNDAETG; encoded by the coding sequence ATGAACGCCACAACCCTCACGCTACCCACCGACGTTGAACTGCCCGACTGGCTCCGAGAATGCCTGATTTCTCATGCCTGCCCGGTCACAGGCGACTGTTCCGACAATCCCCGCTCGGATGCGTCGGTCGTCTGCGATGCGTTCAATTTTGCCTACCAGCTTCATGAGGGACAGAAGCGGGCCTCCGGCGAACCCTACATTGCCCATCCCATCGCTGTTGCAGGGCTGTTGCGCGATCTGGGAGGCAGTAGCGCTGTCATCGCTGCCGGGTTCCTGCACGATGTGGTCGAAGACACAGAGGTTACGGTTGAAGAACTGGAGGAACGCTTTGGCAGCGAAGTGAGCCGCCTGGTGGAGGGCGTAACCAAACTGTCGAAGTTTAACTTTGAGAGCAAAACCGAGCGCCAGGCCGAAAACTTTCGCCGCATGTTCATGGCGATGGCACAGGATATCCGGGTGATCGTGGTGAAGCTGGCCGATCGCCTCCACAACATGCGAACCCTGGAGCATTTGCCCGATGCCAAACGCCGCCAGATTGCTCTGGAAACCCGCGAAATCTTTGCGCCGCTGGCAAATCGCTTGGGGATCGGGCGCTTTAAGTGGGAGTTAGAAGATCTCGCCTTCAAGTATCTGGAGCCGGAAGCCTATCGCGACATGCAGGCGCTGGTGAGCGAAAAACGGGGCGATCGCGAGTCTTATTTGGAAACAACAGTAGAGGACGTGCGCCAAGAGCTAACGCGGTCGGGCATTCACTGCGTCGAACTCAAAGGTCGCCCCAAGCATCTCTACGGCATCTACCAAAAGATGCAGCGGCAGCAGAAGGAATTCCACGAAATTTTTGATATCACGGCGGTTCGCATTATCGTTAACACGATTGACGAGTGCTATCGCAGCCTGGCCGTGGTTCACAACCTGTTTCGTCCAATCCCTGGTCGCTTCAAAGACTACATCGGCCTGCCCAAGCCCAACCGCTACCAGTCATTGCACACCGTTGTAATTGGTCATGGCGGCCGCCCCGTCGAGGTTCAAATCCGCACCGTAGAAATGCACCACATTGCGGAATACGGGATTGCTGCCCACTGGAAGTATAAGGAAACGGGCAAATCTACGGCGACGCGCTTCAGCCCCGACGACGAAAAGCTGACCTGGCTGCGGCAACTGCTGGATTGGCAAAACGACCTCAAGGACGCGCAGGAATACCTAGAAAGCGTCCGCACCAACCTGTTTGACGATGATGTGTATGTGTTTACGCCGCAGGGCGACGTGATTCCTCTGGCGCAGCGATCCACGCCGGTAGACTTTGCTTATCGGATTCATACCGAAGTGGGCAATCGCTGCGCTGGGTCGAAGATCAACGGTCGCATGGTGCCGCTGGATACGGTGCTGCGGAATGGCGACATTGTGGAAATCATTACCCAGAAAAATGCCCATCCGTCGCTGGACTGGCTGAATTTTGTAGTAACGCCGGGGGCCCGCAACAAGATTCGCCAGTGGTATAAGCGGTCGAATCGGGAGGAGAACGTGCAGCGCGGGCGCGACATGCTGGAGCGGGAACTGGGCAAAAAGGGGTTTGAGGCGCTGCTGAAGTCGGAGCAAATGCAGGTGACAGCCGTGCGCTGCAACTATCAAACGCCGGAAGACCTGCTGGCGGCCGTGGGCTATGGCGAGGTAACGATTAATCATGTGCTGAATCGGCTGCGGGATGCTACCAAGGCACTCCAGCCTGTGGCTCCGGTGGCTACGACGGCGCAGGAAGAGGCGCTGCTGCTCAATCCGCCGCCGCAGCCCCCGCGCCCCGCACCCAAAACGCATGACTCTCCAATTCAAGGAGTGGAAGGGCTGCTGTATCATCTGGCGGGCTGCTGTACGCCGATTCCAGGGGAGCCGATTATTGGGGTGGTGACGCAGGGCAGCCGGGGCATCTCGATTCACCGTCAGGGCTGCACGAATACAGACAGCGTACCGGGCGATCGCCTCATTCCCGTCAGTTGGAACGCAGCCGAAACCACCAGCAGCCGCGCCCAGACCTATCCAGTACAAATTCAGCTAGAAGTCATCGACCGGGTAGGCGTGCTAAAGGATATCCTCTCGCGCCTCAGCGACTACAACATCAACGTTCGCAATGCTCAGGTGAAAACCTTCCCTGGCCAGACGGCGGTGATCAACCTCGGTATCGACATTCGCGACCACAACCAGCTAGAGCGCACCTTTACCCAGATCCGCAAAATGAGCGACGTGGTGCAACTTCGCCGCGTCAACGATGCCGAGACGGGCTGA
- the patD gene encoding heterocyst frequency control protein PatD: MALSEWESCRPVYETLRSLSSSMLAQVSGAAESPAGVADLRLLFQQLQTQFQQQVLTLDTSRLDGAIPSLHTEMAKQLRLLNMDLMFLQTARQPETARQRTEQMGDRLRLLMRYCDAVLGEEA; this comes from the coding sequence ATGGCTTTATCAGAATGGGAGTCTTGCCGTCCAGTTTACGAAACCCTGCGATCGCTCTCTTCCTCTATGCTGGCACAGGTTTCGGGCGCTGCGGAGTCCCCTGCGGGGGTGGCTGATTTGCGCTTGTTATTCCAACAATTACAGACGCAATTTCAGCAGCAGGTTTTGACGCTGGATACGAGCAGGCTAGATGGGGCGATTCCCTCCCTCCACACCGAAATGGCAAAGCAACTGCGGCTATTGAACATGGACCTGATGTTTTTGCAAACGGCGCGGCAGCCCGAAACCGCACGGCAGCGAACCGAGCAAATGGGCGATCGCCTGCGCCTGCTGATGCGCTATTGTGATGCTGTTTTGGGAGAGGAGGCGTGA
- a CDS encoding TFIIB-type zinc ribbon-containing protein, with translation MDCLKDRGVQLVDVVLRGNLPAQQCPVCEGCWIAPEDYHDWKQGQPQPLPETVNLEAAANHPPAPLDVRTALCPDCGGFLSRVKTGATMNPFYVERCPQCGGIWCDRGEWDALSAMGISAIIDQLFSSDWQGRMRTREMLHRERLAMIDKLGEDLALQVFALAEQLEHHPNGDFGVAYLMRRIGGSEAGLE, from the coding sequence ATGGACTGCCTGAAGGATCGGGGCGTGCAACTGGTAGATGTGGTGCTGCGGGGAAACCTGCCCGCTCAGCAATGCCCCGTGTGCGAGGGCTGCTGGATTGCGCCAGAGGATTATCACGACTGGAAGCAGGGTCAGCCCCAGCCCCTACCCGAAACCGTGAACCTGGAGGCCGCCGCCAACCATCCACCCGCCCCGCTGGACGTGCGGACTGCCCTCTGTCCCGACTGCGGCGGTTTTCTGTCGCGGGTGAAAACGGGCGCAACGATGAACCCGTTTTACGTCGAGCGGTGTCCCCAGTGTGGCGGCATCTGGTGCGATCGCGGCGAATGGGACGCACTCTCCGCAATGGGCATCAGCGCCATCATCGACCAGTTGTTTTCTAGCGATTGGCAAGGCCGAATGCGAACCCGCGAGATGCTGCACCGAGAGCGCCTGGCCATGATCGACAAACTGGGCGAAGACCTAGCGCTACAAGTCTTCGCTCTGGCCGAGCAGCTTGAGCATCACCCCAATGGAGATTTTGGAGTGGCGTATCTGATGCGGCGGATTGGGGGCAGCGAGGCGGGGCTGGAGTGA
- a CDS encoding GH1 family beta-glucosidase: MTYAFPNSFFWGAATSSYQIEGAIAAEGRKPSVWDRFAATPGRVLNGDTGAIACDHYHRFREDVALMADLGIRHYRFSIAWPRVIPNGRGAVNEAGVDFYRRLVDCLQEQGITPYATLFHWDSPQALEDRYGSWRSREMAQDFAEYVAAVVERLGDRISHWITLNEIACFTHLGYGVGQIPPHAPGTVVATPKDVWQTSHHALLGHGLACQAIRAASPIPCTVALVDNYAVTVPLAETPEHITAAQVAFHTAWANGGILFPALTGAYSPLLLEKLGADAPDIQDGDLQTICQPLDVLGLNVYSGSYVRAADNADGFETLPFPASYPRLHMPWLWVVPDALYWGVRHVSEVLGHRQLSIWVTENGCAVEDVLTEQGEVLDCDRILYLRQHLQAAHRAVSEGYPLGGYFVWSLLDNFEWAWGYDRRFGLTYVDFDTQQRIPKASARWYAECIRQNRVV, from the coding sequence ATGACCTACGCCTTTCCCAACTCCTTTTTCTGGGGCGCTGCGACCTCGTCTTATCAAATCGAAGGGGCGATCGCCGCTGAGGGCCGCAAGCCCAGCGTGTGGGATAGGTTCGCCGCAACGCCGGGGCGCGTGCTGAACGGGGATACGGGGGCGATCGCCTGCGACCATTACCACCGCTTTCGGGAAGACGTGGCGCTGATGGCAGACCTGGGAATCAGGCACTATCGCTTTAGCATCGCCTGGCCCAGAGTGATCCCCAATGGACGCGGCGCGGTAAACGAAGCAGGCGTGGACTTTTATCGGCGGCTGGTGGATTGTTTGCAGGAACAGGGGATCACGCCCTACGCAACCCTGTTTCATTGGGACAGCCCCCAGGCGCTAGAAGACCGCTACGGCTCTTGGCGCAGCCGCGAAATGGCACAGGACTTTGCAGAGTATGTGGCGGCGGTGGTGGAACGGCTGGGCGATCGCATTTCCCACTGGATCACCCTGAACGAAATTGCCTGCTTCACGCACCTGGGCTATGGCGTGGGCCAGATTCCTCCCCACGCGCCGGGAACCGTCGTCGCCACGCCAAAAGACGTGTGGCAGACCTCACACCATGCGCTGCTGGGGCACGGGCTGGCCTGTCAAGCCATCCGCGCCGCCTCGCCCATTCCCTGCACCGTTGCGCTAGTGGATAACTACGCCGTCACCGTGCCACTTGCCGAAACGCCAGAACACATCACCGCCGCCCAAGTCGCCTTTCACACCGCCTGGGCCAACGGCGGCATTCTTTTTCCAGCGCTCACCGGAGCCTATAGCCCCCTGCTTCTGGAGAAACTGGGAGCCGACGCGCCCGATATCCAGGACGGCGATTTGCAAACCATCTGCCAACCGCTAGATGTTCTGGGGCTGAATGTCTACTCCGGCAGCTACGTGCGGGCGGCGGATAACGCCGACGGGTTCGAGACGCTGCCCTTTCCCGCCAGCTATCCCCGGCTGCACATGCCCTGGCTATGGGTCGTGCCCGACGCGCTCTATTGGGGCGTGCGCCACGTCAGCGAGGTGCTGGGGCATCGCCAACTGTCCATCTGGGTGACGGAAAACGGCTGCGCGGTGGAAGACGTGCTGACAGAGCAGGGAGAGGTGCTGGACTGCGATCGCATTCTGTACCTGCGGCAACACCTGCAAGCCGCCCACCGCGCCGTGTCCGAGGGCTATCCCCTGGGCGGCTACTTTGTCTGGAGCCTGCTGGATAACTTTGAGTGGGCCTGGGGCTATGATCGCCGCTTTGGGCTGACCTATGTGGATTTTGACACCCAGCAGCGCATCCCCAAAGCCAGCGCCCGCTGGTATGCCGAGTGCATCCGGCAAAATCGGGTGGTCTAG